The Oculatellaceae cyanobacterium genome contains a region encoding:
- a CDS encoding ABC transporter permease, with product MSLGRIWAIASNGFREVIRDRILYLIGLFALIMVAAWRVLPEVAAGTEDKILLDFGLASATVLGVIVAIFVGTGLVNKEIEKRTILLLIPKPVSRAELIIGKHLGLSGVLAVLVAAMTVIYLIILTLGKVSYPMSSLVISQAYLFLELSLLTAAALLFGVFTSSLLAVFLTFAVYLVGHLSQDMIKFAGITRNPGFQQFAEKLYLVVPDLSRLDLKNNAVYGILPPPESLLTNAVYGLVYTILLLTIAILIFSRREF from the coding sequence ATGAGCTTGGGCAGAATTTGGGCGATCGCCAGTAATGGGTTTCGGGAAGTAATACGCGATCGCATCTTATATCTAATTGGTTTATTTGCCCTAATTATGGTTGCTGCTTGGCGAGTACTACCAGAAGTAGCTGCGGGAACTGAGGATAAAATCCTCTTAGATTTCGGTCTAGCATCTGCTACTGTCTTGGGGGTAATTGTTGCTATTTTTGTTGGCACAGGTTTAGTTAACAAAGAAATAGAAAAACGCACAATCTTACTTTTAATCCCCAAGCCTGTCAGTCGTGCAGAATTAATTATTGGCAAACATTTAGGCTTATCTGGTGTGTTAGCTGTCTTAGTGGCAGCAATGACTGTAATTTATCTAATCATTCTCACTTTGGGTAAAGTTTCTTATCCCATGAGTAGCCTAGTGATTTCTCAAGCGTACCTGTTTTTAGAGTTGTCCTTATTAACAGCAGCCGCACTATTATTTGGTGTTTTTACTAGCTCATTACTAGCTGTATTTCTCACCTTTGCGGTTTATTTAGTAGGACATCTCAGCCAAGACATGATTAAGTTTGCGGGAATTACCAGAAATCCTGGCTTCCAACAATTTGCAGAAAAACTTTACTTAGTTGTACCTGATTTATCTCGCCTAGATTTAAAAAATAATGCTGTTTATGGAATATTGCCGCCTCCTGAAAGCTTGCTAACTAATGCCGTCTACGGCTTAGTTTACACGATCCTGCTGCTGACAATTGCTATCCTTATTTTTTCTCGGCGGGAGTTTTGA